From Plasmodium falciparum 3D7 genome assembly, chromosome: 9, one genomic window encodes:
- a CDS encoding prefoldin subunit 4, putative, whose translation MGDIKQNKYDLGLDMTVDDQKKIGKFTNLHYKEPLYEHKIKMMKENIMNIDSSIDEVSLAFDSNDIMLNIGDCFFKFDLDYIEEHLEDRKSEELANLNEMELEYKTKLNEKQKLKTELYAKFGNRIDLN comes from the exons atgggtgatataaaacaaaacaaatatgACTTAGGTTTAGATATGACTGTAGatgatcaaaaaaaaattggaaaGTTTACAAATCTACATTATAAAGAACCattatatgaacataaaataaaaatgatgaaagaaaatattatgaatattgaTTCTTCTATTGATGAAGTTTCATTAGCTTTTGATTCAAATGATATTATGTTAAATATAG GTGACTGCTTTTTTAAATTCGATTTGGATTATATCGAAGAACATTTAGAGGATAGAAAATCTGAAGAGCTCGCAAATTTAAATGAAATGGAATtagaatataaaacaaaactaAATGAAAagcaaaaattaaaaacagaACTGTATGCGAAGTTTGGAAATAGGATAGATCTTAATTGA